A genomic window from Halogeometricum borinquense DSM 11551 includes:
- a CDS encoding DHH family phosphoesterase → MDSRGTTHAVDVAAQVVGGAESVFGTHPELVAALIVGTVALVGGLYVVLRFKRPMGTRFLERLSELDEVAVLMHPNPDPDAMAAAIGVACLAEQVGTDSYIQYSGQIRHQENRAFETVLDLDLDAIDHVTDLAAEHVVLVDHNQPRGFAGADGILPFAIVDHHPGEGTGERFTDVRTDYGACASIVAEYFRDIGAKPVPPDRHASEVGSEYTVPSTIATGLLYGILTDTKRLTAGCSEADFTAAGYLYPGVNEDILDRIANPEVSKEVLELKARAIAGRDVRGPFAVSDIGTLSNVDAIPQAADELIQLEGVTAVVVCGERDGTLYLSGRSRDDRVHMGRTLGHALDNVPGASAGGHARMGGGQVPQREGGIVTDGGDALTRDTLCERLFEAMSGDV, encoded by the coding sequence ATGGATTCGAGGGGAACCACCCACGCGGTGGACGTTGCCGCGCAGGTGGTTGGCGGAGCCGAGTCCGTTTTCGGGACACACCCGGAGCTAGTCGCGGCACTCATCGTTGGAACGGTAGCATTAGTTGGGGGTCTGTATGTCGTCCTGCGATTCAAGCGTCCGATGGGGACGCGCTTTCTGGAGCGCCTTTCGGAGTTAGACGAGGTTGCGGTGTTGATGCACCCCAATCCCGATCCGGACGCGATGGCGGCCGCTATCGGCGTCGCCTGCCTCGCAGAACAGGTCGGAACCGATTCGTACATCCAATACTCCGGGCAGATACGCCATCAAGAAAACCGCGCGTTCGAGACGGTGTTAGATCTCGATTTGGACGCGATTGACCACGTGACGGATCTTGCGGCCGAACACGTCGTTCTCGTAGACCACAACCAGCCGCGCGGATTCGCGGGCGCGGACGGTATTCTCCCGTTTGCCATCGTCGATCACCATCCCGGTGAGGGGACGGGCGAACGTTTCACCGACGTACGGACAGATTACGGCGCGTGTGCGAGTATCGTCGCTGAGTACTTTCGTGACATCGGTGCGAAACCGGTGCCACCGGACCGCCACGCGAGCGAAGTCGGGTCGGAGTACACGGTTCCATCGACTATTGCCACCGGTCTCCTTTACGGGATTCTCACTGACACCAAACGGCTCACTGCTGGGTGTTCAGAGGCCGACTTCACCGCCGCGGGCTATCTGTATCCCGGCGTCAACGAGGACATCCTCGACCGGATCGCCAACCCCGAAGTGTCGAAAGAGGTCTTGGAACTGAAAGCCCGCGCGATTGCCGGACGCGACGTTCGCGGACCGTTTGCCGTCAGCGATATCGGAACGCTCTCGAACGTCGATGCCATCCCGCAGGCGGCAGACGAACTCATCCAGTTGGAGGGCGTCACGGCCGTGGTTGTCTGCGGCGAACGCGACGGAACACTCTATCTTTCGGGCCGGTCGCGCGACGACAGAGTTCACATGGGGCGCACGTTAGGACACGCGCTCGACAACGTTCCCGGCGCATCCGCGGGCGGTCACGCCCGCATGGGCGGCGGTCAGGTCCCCCAACGAGAGGGAGGTATCGTCACCGACGGTGGCGACGCGCTCACCCGCGACACGCTCTGTGAGCGACTGTTCGAGGCAATGTCCGGCGACGTGTAG